The genomic window ATCAAAATCGCCCAAAAGCACGTCGACTTTTATACCCAATTCAATCACTCTTTCGATAGCAGAATCTAAAACAATTACAAGCGGAGACCATTCTAACAATTGTCCTAATAATTCAGGATCGCAGGCGGCTCCATTTGCAATTATTAAAGCTGGTTCCTGATCGTCGCGAACTATGTGGTGTGATGACATGTGAGTTTTTTTGAATGTGGTGCTAAGTTACATTTAGAATTTTAGATTTCTAGTTTTTTGCCACAGATTTCACAGATTAAAAGGATTAATCTCTTTAATTCTTTTAATCTGTGGCAAAATAATTAAAAATCAAGAAGTCTTCGATGGTAATTTATTTGCCCTAAATGATAGGCAAGATGTGTTGAAAGATGCACTAGAAAGAAACCGGTTGTCATTTCTTTTTCGAAAACAATTTGCGGATAAATTGCGTTCAAATCTTTTTCATTTAAAATTTCGAGCGCATTATTTACAACTATAATAGTGTCCTCGATTTTCTGAATTAATTCTGATCTCGGAATATCTTTCGATGAAAATTCTAAAGGACGATTTCTAATGTATCCTGTTTTTCCAATTTCTGCTCCAATATAAGTATTCAAGTTTCCTATTAAATGAAGACAGAGATTACCGCCAGAATTTGAAATGTCGTTATTAACAGCCCACATTTGATTTTCGTACTCATACGATTCAATTTCGAATTTCAGTTTGTTTAAATCTCTATTGAAAAGTATTTTTAGTGTTTCGATTAGCATATCAATTTCTGTTTTTTATCGGAATCCAAATTTCTTCTTCAGAATCAGGATCGTCTTTTTTATATTTTTCATCCATAACTGCGAAATGTGGTCTTTCATCTACAACATATTCTGACTTCGGAAGCCATTCTGCAAAAATGTATTGATAGGTTTTATGCGCCTCTACAGCTGGACCAGAATGAAGAAAAACAGCATATAAACCACTTGGAACGATTAAAGTTTTCATATCTGAGGGAACATTGTCAAAATTGGAAGCTTCTACTGCTGCCCATTTCTGGAAAATGTCATTTGGATCAAAATTGTCAAAATGATTTTCAGGATAAACCTCTAAAGAATATAGATTTCCATCGACTGGATTTTTTATTTCTTTTCGTTTTGGCATAAAACCGCTCCACAATTGGAATGTTTTATTTTCTATGAAGGACATTTCAATAAAATGGCCAATGAGTTTTTTTTCAGATAAAGATTTTATTTGTGGCTGCATAATTACTGAATAGTATATTTTTTTGTTACCGTTTCGCTCAAAGAGAAATAGCCCAGCGGATAATTGCTTTTATCGGTAGTGTTAATAATGTTTCCTTTTACTGTTGCAGGAGGAGACTGAAATGGCCCTCCGATATTACTGCCGGCAATACTTACGAGAATATTCATGTAATTGTAATACTGTTTTGAAATTCCTAAATGTGTAACTTCAATTTCGTCGCCAGCTTTTAAATCGTCGTCGTCGGTGCTGCTGAAAATTTCATTTCCTTGGTAGAATTTATCTTCCGAAACATAGAAATTTGAAGTTACCTGACTAGAATAAACGTATTTGAATAAGTAATAATTGTCTTCATCAGCAGGATCTGTAAAGTAAGACCGAATTTCAATATCTTGTCCCGTAAACCCACCGTCGTTTTTTTGTTCCATTCGCGTTATTGGCGCTACAGATTTTAAGGTTTCTGATGCCGTATAAGTATTCCCGCTGCTTACAACCGTCAAAGTGTAAGTCTCGTCGATTTCAGGTTTAAAATCATTACAGATATAATTTCCCGACTTATTGAATTCAGTAAAATTAAACTGCTGATTTTGGCTGTTTTTTACAAAAACTACAGCTCCCGAAACCGTAGGCACCGAATCTTCAAAATAGCCTGTAGTTGTAGTAAGTCTAATGATCTGCTGTCTTCCAGAAGAACCTTTTTCCCAGTTTATAGCTGCTTCAATAACTAATTTTGGAGGCGCTGTATCTAAGTCAACATCAACAACATCTTCACAGCTCGTAAAGAATATGGATGTAAAAAATGCGATTAACAAAACTAACTTTTTCATACTTATATTTTAGTTTGTGAATTTAGAATTTGAAATTATAACTTACCGCAGGAACAATTCCGAAAATGGACAATTGTACAGCTTCATTTGCACCAGTATCCACATTTTGGCGGAAGTTAATTGATGCCGCATTCATACGATTGTAAAGATTATAGATGCTGAAAACCCATTCTCCTTTCCAATTTCTATCCTTATTTTTTCTTGGAGTCAAAGTTGCAGAAATATCCAAATGATGATAGGCAGGAAGTCTGCTCTCATTTCGTAATCCGTAACTAGGAACTGTAATTCCTAGATATTCATATTGTCCGTTCGGATAGGTAACCGGCTGTCCTGACTGCAAAGCAAAGTTAGCACCAAACGACCATTTTTCGTTTAAATTATAAGCCGATGTCACAGCCAAATTATGCGTTTTGTCATAAGCCGATGCATACCATTGTCCGTTATTGATTCCGATTTCTTCTGGCGTTCTGCCTGGAGTCTGCTGCTCTGATTTGGATAAAGTATAAGAAACCCAGCCATTAAATCGGCCTTTGTTTTTTTTGACCATAATTTCTAAACCATACGATCGCATTTGACCATTTAAAATTACCTGTTCAATAGCATCATTGGCAATTAAATCGGCACCATCGATATAGTCCAGTCTATTTTGAATTTCCTTATAATAAGTCTCAATTTCTAAGGAATATGCTCCGTTGCTGATATTTCTAAAATAACCTAAAGCTACCTGATCAGCAAGCTGTGGTTTGATGTAGGTATCACTTGGCATCCAGACATCTAGTGGAGTGGGAGAAGAGGTATTCGAAATTAATTGAAGATACTGCGCCATGCGATTGTAACTCGCTTTTACAGCTTGATCATCATTTAATTGGTAGGAAACGGAAAATCTTGGTTCGAAATTATTGTAATCTTTTATGACTTTATTTTGACCGAAGTATTTTGTTGAGGCTGGAGTTCCTTTTTCATAAATCTGCATATCGGTATTAAAAACAACTGCCTGATCATTATCATAATAGTTAATAGTAGAAGAACCTAATCTGTAAAAAAGACTGTAACGCAGTCCGTAAGCGACGGTGATTTTATTAGAGATCTGACTTTCGGCATCTAAATAAATAGATGGTTCAAAAGCATATTTTTTGTCCAATTGGTCTGGATTAATTCCAGAATCTGTTCCAGTTGGCTTTATGGTTCCAGGATTAAATTCATAGTAAATACCGTTTAAACCATAATTGAGTTTTAATTTATCTGACAGATAATGTTTGAAATCATATTTGATGTTGTAGTTTTTAATACCGGAATCCCATTTG from Flavobacterium fluviale includes these protein-coding regions:
- a CDS encoding DUF1572 family protein, yielding MLIETLKILFNRDLNKLKFEIESYEYENQMWAVNNDISNSGGNLCLHLIGNLNTYIGAEIGKTGYIRNRPLEFSSKDIPRSELIQKIEDTIIVVNNALEILNEKDLNAIYPQIVFEKEMTTGFFLVHLSTHLAYHLGQINYHRRLLDF
- a CDS encoding GyrI-like domain-containing protein; the protein is MQPQIKSLSEKKLIGHFIEMSFIENKTFQLWSGFMPKRKEIKNPVDGNLYSLEVYPENHFDNFDPNDIFQKWAAVEASNFDNVPSDMKTLIVPSGLYAVFLHSGPAVEAHKTYQYIFAEWLPKSEYVVDERPHFAVMDEKYKKDDPDSEEEIWIPIKNRN
- a CDS encoding DUF4249 domain-containing protein; amino-acid sequence: MKKLVLLIAFFTSIFFTSCEDVVDVDLDTAPPKLVIEAAINWEKGSSGRQQIIRLTTTTGYFEDSVPTVSGAVVFVKNSQNQQFNFTEFNKSGNYICNDFKPEIDETYTLTVVSSGNTYTASETLKSVAPITRMEQKNDGGFTGQDIEIRSYFTDPADEDNYYLFKYVYSSQVTSNFYVSEDKFYQGNEIFSSTDDDDLKAGDEIEVTHLGISKQYYNYMNILVSIAGSNIGGPFQSPPATVKGNIINTTDKSNYPLGYFSLSETVTKKYTIQ
- a CDS encoding TonB-dependent receptor: MITKNIGTFFLFILTIFNSFSQEKFTLSGTISDSKNNETLIGVNIYIPALKIGTTTNEYGFYSLSVPKGEYEIEISYVGYQTIQKSIALNQNTKQNFSISEGGEELQEVIITDNKSKINIKSPEMSANKLSIATIKKMPVVLGEVDVLKSILLLPGVTNAGEGASGFNVRGGGADQNLILLDEATIFNSSHVFGFFSVFNPDAIKDLKLYKGGIPARYGGRASSVLDIYQKDGSSKDFHMNGGIGLISSRLLAEGPIVKDKGSFLIGGRASYAHLFLKLSEDDKDNAAYFYDLNTKLSYKLNENNSLYLSGYFGRDVFRLNKSFTNTYGNSILNLRWNHLYSDKLFSNLSLIYSDYYYGLNLDFVGFKWDSGIKNYNIKYDFKHYLSDKLKLNYGLNGIYYEFNPGTIKPTGTDSGINPDQLDKKYAFEPSIYLDAESQISNKITVAYGLRYSLFYRLGSSTINYYDNDQAVVFNTDMQIYEKGTPASTKYFGQNKVIKDYNNFEPRFSVSYQLNDDQAVKASYNRMAQYLQLISNTSSPTPLDVWMPSDTYIKPQLADQVALGYFRNISNGAYSLEIETYYKEIQNRLDYIDGADLIANDAIEQVILNGQMRSYGLEIMVKKNKGRFNGWVSYTLSKSEQQTPGRTPEEIGINNGQWYASAYDKTHNLAVTSAYNLNEKWSFGANFALQSGQPVTYPNGQYEYLGITVPSYGLRNESRLPAYHHLDISATLTPRKNKDRNWKGEWVFSIYNLYNRMNAASINFRQNVDTGANEAVQLSIFGIVPAVSYNFKF